The window GGTTTTGATGGTCTTTATTTTTTGAAAAATATATGAGGAGGAAACATGAAAAAAATATATCAACTATCAACTGATGAAATCCTAAAAGAATTAGGAACATCAAACCAAGGTTTATCTACTGAAGAGGCTAGTAAGCGTCTTTCAACAAACGGTAAGAATAAACTTGATGAAGCAAAAAAGAGACATTTTATTTTAAGGTTCTTAGATCAATTCAAAGACTTCATGGTAATTGTTTTATTAGTTGCTGCTGCTATTTCATTTATTGCTGCAATTTTAGAAAACAAAATGACTGAAACCTTTGAAGGGGTATTAATTCTAGCAATCGTTGTCATCAACGCTTTATTAGGGTTAATGCAAGAAGCTAAAGCGGAAAAGGCTTTAGAATCAATTAAAAAAATGTCAGCACCACATGCTACAGTTATTCGTGATGGTAAAGAAGTTGTCTTAGATGTAGAAGACATTGTTGTTGGTGACATCATTGTCTTACAAGCCGGCGACTATATACCTGCTGACGTTAGGATCATTCAATCTGTAAACTTAAAAGCTGATGAATCTGCTTTAACCGGTGAACCAGTCCCAGTTGAAAAGATTACTGATGCAATTCATAAAGATGAAGTCCCTCTTGGCGATAGGGTCAACTTAGGTTTCATGAGTACAGTTGTTACTTATGGACGCGGGTTAGCTGTTGTAACTTCTGTTGGTATGCAAACTGAAATCGGTAAAATTGCTGAAATGTTATCAAATACAGAAACTGAAGAAACACCACTTCAAAAGAGTATCGCTCAATTAGGAAAAACATTAGCAATTATTGCTTTTATTATCGTAGGTGTAATTTTTGCAATCCAAATTATTACAGCTTTAGTTAAGGGCGTTAGTCCTGACTGGTTAGAAGCATTTATGAGTTCAGTTGCCTTAGCGGTTGCTGCAATTCCTGAAGGCTTACCTGCTATTATCACAATTGTTCTATCACTTGGTATGACAAATCTAGTTAAACAAAGAGCAATCATGAGAACATTACCAGCAGTTGAAACTTTAGGTTCAACATCAATTATTTGTTCAGATAAAACAGGTACATTAACTCAAAACGTGATGACAATTACTGATACTTATTTATATCAACAAAACGATAAAGTAAGCGACTTAAAATCAGTTGAAGGTTCTTTAAAGAAATTAGTTGATTTTGGTGTATTATGTAATGATACAAAAGTTCGAGTTAAAGATGATAAATTCTTAAAAATTGGTGATCCAACTGAAATTGCTTTAACGGACCTTGCAATTAACACAGGATTCAATCCACTTGATATACTTGCAAACTTCCCAAGAGTACATGAATTACCATTCGACTCAAACCGCAAATTAATGACAACAGTTCATGAAATCGATGGTAAATTCGTTTCTATTACAAAAGGTGCTCCAGATATTGTCTTATCACGTTCTGTATCATATGAAGTTAATGGTCATGTTGAAACAATCAATGATAAAGTATCTAATGTTTATTTAACTGAAAACAATAATATGGCTGATAGAGCTTTACGCGTATTAGCAGTTGCTTATAAAGTATTTGATAAAAATACTGATATTACAAAACTATTACACACTGAATTAGAAAATGATTTAACAATGCTAGGTTTAGTTGGTATGATTGACCCAGCAAGACCTGAAGTAAAAGATGCTATCGTAGAAACTAAACGTGCTGGAATCACTACAATCATGATTACTGGTGACCATAAAAACACTGCTGTTGCAATCGCAACTGAATTAGGTATTTTAGAAAATGGTCATTTAGCAATTACAGGTAAAGAATTAGATCAAATGTCTGATGAGGAGTTTGATGCTAAATTATCTCAAATTAGAGTTTATGCACGTGTATCACCAGAAAATAAAGTTAGAATTGTTACTGCTTGGAAAAAAACTGGTTTAATTGTAGCGATGACTGGCGATGGTGTTAACGATGCGCCATCAATCAAAAAAGCTGATATCGGTATTGCAATGGGTATTACAGGTACTGAAGTTGCTAAGGGTGCGGCTGATATGATTCTTACAGATGATAACTTCGCAACAATTGTTGGTGCTGTATCAGAAGGTCGTGCAATCTTCGCAAATATTAAAAAGGCAATTCACTTCTTACTTTCATGTAATATCGGCGAAATTGTTACCATTTTATTAGGCGTTACATTAGGTTTAGCATTGTTCCCAAATGTTGAAAATTTAGTCATTTTAAGTGCTGTACAAATTCTTTGGGTTAACCTAGTAACTGACTCATTCATGGCAATTGCAATCGGTTTAGATCCTAAAGAACCTGATATTATGAACTACCCTCCACGTGATAATTCTAAATCAATCTTTGCTGATGGTTTAGGATTTAGAATTGGATGGCAAGGAATTATGATTGGTTCATTAACTTTTGCTGCATTCTTTATCGGATATAACATTGCACCTGCTGATCATGAATTAATCCATGCGCAAACATTAACATTCATGGTATTATCAATTTCTCAATTATTCCATTCATTTAACGTTCGTTCAGAAAAATATTCAATCTTCCAATTAAAACCAAATAAATACTTAATTATGGCGTTCTTTGGCTGTTTAGCACTTCAATTAGTGACTGTATTTGTTCCAGCAATTGCTGAAAATGTGTTTAAAGTTGATGATGTTCATTATTGGAGATTTATTGATTGGATGGTCGTGATTGGATTATCAATCACACCTTTAGTTGTTGTAGAAATTCAAAAGCTTATTAAACGTTTTTTAAATAAATAATCTTAACAATTAACCATATATCTATTAATTAGGTATATGGTTTTTTTATGTTTGTTAAATAAAAAAAACCACCTAGTAATAGGTGGTCAAATGAAATTCAAGTGTGCATAAGCCATGTTCTGTAGAAGATAAATCTTCTTGTGACTATTAATCTCAGGGTTTACCTGCAAGTTATACATTGCTGTACTTCTCGTGCCCCTACCAAATTTGGGTTGCTAGCTTGAGGGGTTTACCGCGTTTCATCCTATATATTTCTATATAGACTCGTCTCTGTGGCACGTTAAGATGCTTGTTCATAGTTTCCCTTAGAATGTTGCATCGCCGTTACGATTACTCGTACCCAGAGTTATTTATTCCTCTGGCACAAACACTACATACCACGAGGGTATGTGCTAGCATGGACTTTCCTAACAAACACGAAGTTTGCTCAGTCACCTTCCACTTAAATTCCAATTTATTTTATCATATTATTGATTAGATTGCGTCTTTTCTTGATAAGTCAACGCGACCTTTTTCATCAATCTTAATTACTTTAACGATGATTTGATCTCCAACTGCAACTTTACCTTCTAATGTTTCAGTTCTTTCTTTATCCCATTTAGAGATATGTACTAGACCTTCTGTTCCTGGGAAGATTTCAGCGAATACACCTTGGATTTTCTTACCATCTTTATCCATTAATAAGCGCGTAACTTTAGCTTCGTAGATTTCTCCAACTTTAGCTTCTCTTACTAAGTTTAAGATATGTTCAGCTGCTTTATTGATCCATTCTGAATCTTGGTGCATAATCATTACACGACCATCTTGTTCAATGTCAATCTTAACATTGTTATGATCTTCAATGATTTGAGTAATAATCTTACCACCTGAACCAATGACATCACGAATCTTATCAGGATTAATCTTAATCATTTTAACTTTTGGAGCATTCTTAGATACTTCTGGTCTAACTTCAGAAATTGTTCCATTCATGTGTTCTAAGATATGTAAGCGTCCTAAACGAGCTTGTTCAAGTGCTTCTTCCATAATTTCTTTTGTAATACCTGTAATCTTAATATCCATTTGTAAAGCAGTGATACCATCTTTTGTACCAGCAACTTTGAAGTCCATATCTCCTTCATGGTCTTCCATACCTTGGATATCAG of the Acholeplasma hippikon genome contains:
- a CDS encoding cation-translocating P-type ATPase, encoding MKKIYQLSTDEILKELGTSNQGLSTEEASKRLSTNGKNKLDEAKKRHFILRFLDQFKDFMVIVLLVAAAISFIAAILENKMTETFEGVLILAIVVINALLGLMQEAKAEKALESIKKMSAPHATVIRDGKEVVLDVEDIVVGDIIVLQAGDYIPADVRIIQSVNLKADESALTGEPVPVEKITDAIHKDEVPLGDRVNLGFMSTVVTYGRGLAVVTSVGMQTEIGKIAEMLSNTETEETPLQKSIAQLGKTLAIIAFIIVGVIFAIQIITALVKGVSPDWLEAFMSSVALAVAAIPEGLPAIITIVLSLGMTNLVKQRAIMRTLPAVETLGSTSIICSDKTGTLTQNVMTITDTYLYQQNDKVSDLKSVEGSLKKLVDFGVLCNDTKVRVKDDKFLKIGDPTEIALTDLAINTGFNPLDILANFPRVHELPFDSNRKLMTTVHEIDGKFVSITKGAPDIVLSRSVSYEVNGHVETINDKVSNVYLTENNNMADRALRVLAVAYKVFDKNTDITKLLHTELENDLTMLGLVGMIDPARPEVKDAIVETKRAGITTIMITGDHKNTAVAIATELGILENGHLAITGKELDQMSDEEFDAKLSQIRVYARVSPENKVRIVTAWKKTGLIVAMTGDGVNDAPSIKKADIGIAMGITGTEVAKGAADMILTDDNFATIVGAVSEGRAIFANIKKAIHFLLSCNIGEIVTILLGVTLGLALFPNVENLVILSAVQILWVNLVTDSFMAIAIGLDPKEPDIMNYPPRDNSKSIFADGLGFRIGWQGIMIGSLTFAAFFIGYNIAPADHELIHAQTLTFMVLSISQLFHSFNVRSEKYSIFQLKPNKYLIMAFFGCLALQLVTVFVPAIAENVFKVDDVHYWRFIDWMVVIGLSITPLVVVEIQKLIKRFLNK